Part of the Tetragenococcus koreensis genome, CTACTGTATGGTTTGCTAATAATTCAGCGTCACCTTCTGCAAACTTAATGTCGATATCGTTTTCACTAAAGAAACGTTTCAAGTGTCCTGGATATTCTCCACGGACATGAATATCAGTAAAGGCATAGTTGGTATTTTCAGCATCTTTAGCTGCCAACACATCTTCAGGTTCAGAAGAGATCGGATAAGTCGGCATTGCCAATACCATACAACCAACTTTAAAATCTGGATTAATTTCGTGCGCAATTTTAGTAACTGAAGCCGAAGCCACTAGTTCATGGTGAACTGCTTGATATAGTTCTTGATCACTTAACTCTTCCTTAGGCGTTTTAATTCCGCCTGAAATAAATGGCATGTGCAATACAGAGTTGATTTCGTTAAATGTTAACCAATATTTTACCTTATCTTTATAACGATTAAACACTGTCCGCGCATAATTTTCGAAAAAGCCAATCATTTCTCGACTTTTCCAACCATCATATTTTTCAGACAAATGCAGAGGTGTCTCATAATGAGATAAAGTAACTAATGGTTCGATGCCATATTTCAAACATTCATCAAACACGTCATCATAAAATTGTAAGCCTGCTTCATTAGGTTCTTTATCATCGCCGTTAGGAAAAATGCGACTCCAAGCAATGGATGTTCGGAAAACTTTATAGCCCATTTCTGCAAAAAGGGCAATATCTTCTTTATAGTGATGATAAAAATCAATCGCTTTTAATTTCAAATTATCTTCGGTTGGACCATCTGTAATTGGACCTAACCCGCCGTCAGGTGTAACGTCTTGTACAGATAAACCTTTGCCATCAACGTCATAAGCACCTTCCACTTGATTGGCAGCTACCGCGCCGCCCCATAAAAATCCATCTTTAAAACCAGTTTGTTTTCTCATAAAATTCTCTCCTCCTGTGTCTTTATTTTAAACCAAATTTAGTTATGGGTCATTAGGTTTAGCTATTTCTTTTAGTTCACGAGCCATTACCTTAAGATTTGCTGCAGGGTCAGCTGCTTTCGTTTATGTTTTAGACTAACTTTGGTACAATCTTATTAACTCATTTACTAAAAGGAGAAAAAAATGCCGCGTACAAATAAAACTTCTGAAGCCAAAGTTCAAGCGATTTTTGATCGCATTTCTACTACCTACGATGCGACAAATAGTGCGATTTCGCTTGGCATGCATAAACGTTGGCGCAAAAAAACCATGGCGCAATTACCATTGGAATCAAGCGGCACCGCTCTTGATCTTTGTTGCGGGACAGGCGATTGGACAATTGATCTAGCCCAAGTAGTAGGACCCACAGGAAAAGTGGTTGGTTTAGACTTCAGTAAAAATATGTTAGAAATTGCTAAAAAAAAAGCAGAACAAGCTGACGTTGCGCAACAAACCTCTTTGATTCAAGAGGATGCAATGGCCCTTCCTTTTGTTAATAATTCCTTTGACGTAGTAACAATTGGCTTTGGCCTACGTAACGTACCGGATGCCAGCCGCGTGCTGTCTGAAATGCAACGGGTGGTCAAACCGGGTGGTATGGTTGCTTGTTTAGAAACATCGCAGCCACAAAATAAACTGATTTATCCATTTTGGAATCTCTATTTTAAAATAGTCCCACTCATCGCAAAAATGAAGCACAACGATACCAAAGATTACGTCTATCTACAAAAAACTACGAAAGAATTTTTTAATGCAAAAGAATTAGAAAAGTTGTTTCAATCAGTAGGATTGACCGACACTACCTACCAAACATTTCTATTCGGAGCCGCAGCATTACATACCGGTAGCAAAAATAGTTGAAATATTTTTTTAAAGCATCTATAATATGGTTGTTATATAAGTAAATAGCTGGCACAGAACACAGAAAGGATGAGAAAAAATGTACTATTCTAATGGAAACTATGAAGCCTTCGCCCGTCCGCGTAAACCAAAAAATGTTGACCAAAAATCTGCCTATATTGTAGGGACTGGCCTGGCAGGTCTAGCGGCAGCAGTATTTTTGATCCGAGACGGCCAAATGAAGGGAGAAAATATCCATTTATTGGAAGAACTACCGTTAGCCGGCGGATCCTTAGACGGGATTAATCGACCTGATATCGGCTTTATTACACGCGGCGGACGCGAAATGGAAAACCATTTTGAATGTATGTGGGACATGTATCGTTCGATTCCTTCTTTGGAAATTGAAGGAGCTTCTTATTTAGATGAATACTATTGGTTAGATAAAGATGATCCAAATTCTTCAAATTGCCGCTTGATCCATCAACGCGGCGATCGTGTAGAAAGTGATGGAGAATACACTTTAGGAGATACTTCAAAAGAAATCGTTCAATTAATTTTGACTTCAGAGAACCGTATAGAAGGACAAACAATCGAAGATTATTTTTCAAACGAATTTTTTGAGAGCAACTTTTGGTATTACTGGTCGACCATGTTTGCTTTTGAAAAATGGCATTCTCTTGCAGAAATGCGTCGTTATGCGATGCGTTTTATTCATCACATTGATGGTTTGCCTGATTTTAGCGCACTGAAATTTAATAAATACAACCAATATGATTCTATGGTCAAACCAATCCTCAGCTATTTAAGTGACCACGGTGTAGATATCCAATATGGTACCCAAGTCCGCAACATTGAGGTTGATTTTGCAGATGAACAAAAAGTTGCTAAAAAAATGATCCTAACTGTAGATGGTCAGGCAGATGAAATTGCCTTGACCGAAAACGATTTGGTTTTTGTGACCAACGGCTCAATTACTGAAAGTTCTACTTATGGTGATCATCATACTCCAGCACCTGTGACACATCGTTTGGGTGGTAGTTGGAACCTGTGGGAAAACTTAGCCCAACAATCTCCGGAATTTGGTCATCCTAAAGTATTTTACGCTGAACTACCGGAACGCAGCTGGTTTATTTCAGCTACAGCAACAATTGAAAATACTTACGTTGACCCTTATATCGAACGATTAACCCGACGTGACTTGCACGATGGCAAAGTGAATACTGGCGGCATCATCACGATCACTGATTCTAATTGGTTAATGAGCTTTGCGATTCATCGCCAGCCGCACTTTAAAGAACAAACACCAAACGAAACCACTGTTTGGATTTATGGCTTATATTCTGATACGATCGGTAATTTTATCCCTAAAAAAATCACTGAATGTACTGGTGAAGAAATTACACAAGAATGGCTGTATCATTTAGGAGTTCCTGAAAGTATGATTCCAAAATTAGCTAAACAAGAATCAATCAATACGAACCCTGTTTATATGCCTTATATCACTTCCTATTTTATGCCGCGACATAAAGGCGATCGTCCAGATGTAGTTCCAGCTGGCTCGAAAAACTTAGCTTTTATCGGAAATTTTGCCGAATCACTAACCAGAGATGTGGTCTTTACGACAGAATACTCAGTACGAACTGCTATGGAAGCTGTTTATAGCTTGCTAGGTGTTGAAAGAGGTGTACCGGAAGTCTTCAATTCAATTTATGACCTGCGGGAATTGCTCCAAGCAATTTATTATCTGAACGACAAGAAAAAGATTGAAGAACTTGATTTGCCAATTCATGGTTTGCTTGAAAAAGTTGGTCGTAAGAAAATTCAAGGTACGTTGATCGAAGAGTTATTGGAAGAAGCAAATTTGTTATAGCGTTTATTGCCTTTCGGTTAGATGCTAAATAGCTCAATGAAACCATAATATTTTCTAACAACTACAAATTTTTTCAAAGCTTCTGCTTCTAAGATTGCCATTCTCGGAGAATGTATACTTAAAACATTATCCATCTTTTCAATCTCGGATAATGTTTTATCCTTTCTTTCTTCATCTTTGGTTATTTTCAAGCTTTTTATGCTGATTTGGCCTATTTTTGGATAATGTTTTGGCTTTTCTTTAACTATCTTTCGCCTCTCGGAGAACGAATACTTAAAACGTTATCCATCTTTTTAATCTCGGATAATGTTTTGCCGTTTCTTTCTCCGTCTCTGGTCGATTCATCTCCTCTCCACAGAGGATCAAAAAAATAGCAGTGCAAAATCATTCAAATTGATTTTACACTGCTGCTTTTTTATTTACTCAAATATTGAAAGATTTGTTTTCTGGATAAATAACCTAAAAATTCTTGTTGTTCATTGACGACTTTAATATGGTCATATTCACTGAACGCCGCAAACGCTTCTTGTAATGTGACATCTTCTTGTAGTTGAACAGCCGCTATATTTTCATCAGTGGTTATATCGTATCCCTCTGTTTGTGCGACATGGCTGATCGGTGTTTGATAACTATTTTTATCTACACTAGAACCAAAG contains:
- a CDS encoding oleate hydratase, which translates into the protein MYYSNGNYEAFARPRKPKNVDQKSAYIVGTGLAGLAAAVFLIRDGQMKGENIHLLEELPLAGGSLDGINRPDIGFITRGGREMENHFECMWDMYRSIPSLEIEGASYLDEYYWLDKDDPNSSNCRLIHQRGDRVESDGEYTLGDTSKEIVQLILTSENRIEGQTIEDYFSNEFFESNFWYYWSTMFAFEKWHSLAEMRRYAMRFIHHIDGLPDFSALKFNKYNQYDSMVKPILSYLSDHGVDIQYGTQVRNIEVDFADEQKVAKKMILTVDGQADEIALTENDLVFVTNGSITESSTYGDHHTPAPVTHRLGGSWNLWENLAQQSPEFGHPKVFYAELPERSWFISATATIENTYVDPYIERLTRRDLHDGKVNTGGIITITDSNWLMSFAIHRQPHFKEQTPNETTVWIYGLYSDTIGNFIPKKITECTGEEITQEWLYHLGVPESMIPKLAKQESINTNPVYMPYITSYFMPRHKGDRPDVVPAGSKNLAFIGNFAESLTRDVVFTTEYSVRTAMEAVYSLLGVERGVPEVFNSIYDLRELLQAIYYLNDKKKIEELDLPIHGLLEKVGRKKIQGTLIEELLEEANLL
- a CDS encoding demethylmenaquinone methyltransferase; translated protein: MPRTNKTSEAKVQAIFDRISTTYDATNSAISLGMHKRWRKKTMAQLPLESSGTALDLCCGTGDWTIDLAQVVGPTGKVVGLDFSKNMLEIAKKKAEQADVAQQTSLIQEDAMALPFVNNSFDVVTIGFGLRNVPDASRVLSEMQRVVKPGGMVACLETSQPQNKLIYPFWNLYFKIVPLIAKMKHNDTKDYVYLQKTTKEFFNAKELEKLFQSVGLTDTTYQTFLFGAAALHTGSKNS
- a CDS encoding glycoside hydrolase family 1 protein; the encoded protein is MRKQTGFKDGFLWGGAVAANQVEGAYDVDGKGLSVQDVTPDGGLGPITDGPTEDNLKLKAIDFYHHYKEDIALFAEMGYKVFRTSIAWSRIFPNGDDKEPNEAGLQFYDDVFDECLKYGIEPLVTLSHYETPLHLSEKYDGWKSREMIGFFENYARTVFNRYKDKVKYWLTFNEINSVLHMPFISGGIKTPKEELSDQELYQAVHHELVASASVTKIAHEINPDFKVGCMVLAMPTYPISSEPEDVLAAKDAENTNYAFTDIHVRGEYPGHLKRFFSENDIDIKFAEGDAELLANHTVDFISFSYYMSVAAAANPENYSSGAGNVIGGIENPHLEKSEWGWAIDPVGLRIVLNDFYDRYQVPLFIVENGLGAKDQLIQDKNGHYTVEDDYRIDYMQQHLAQAKEAVKDGVDLMGYTSWGCIDLVSASTAQMSKRYGFIYVDRNDDGSGSFNRYKKKSFDWYKKVIETNGENL